TTAGGGATAATATTACAGCACTAGAGGGCAATAATTATACTGTAAAACTGAAAAATAATCTTGCTGCGGGTGTTTATGTTTTATTAGTAAATAATCAGCAACATAAAGTGGTAATTAAATAAAAAGCTGATTCAAGGAGAAGGTAAACATGTATGGTATTAGCCGGACAGTTTACCTTTTTTTGTTTGGAGTGAGCGTTTAGCTGTTTTTAGAATTTATATCATTTTTATTCTTTTAGTCGGTAAGTTTAGTTTTTGTTATTTTTCTAATTTATATTCTAAAACTTTGTAAAGTTGTAATAAACTGGATAAAAATATTTAAAAATGATAAAAGTTGACACAATTCACTAAACCGATTTAGTTTTTATTATATTTGAAATATACAATTATATACATGTTAAATAATCGGTTGGTTTATTATAATAAGGCTGGTCTTCTGTATTATAGGCAGAAGCCAGTTAATTTGTTGGTAAGACGGGTAAATACCTTGTTTGTTTTAAGTTGTTCGGTTTGTTTAGTGCTATTGCTGTTTGCTTGCTCATCTGATAAACAGTTTAGTACAGATGAAAATATAGTGTACTGTGAAAAGCAGGTTTTCAAGACATTGGCTTCTATTCCACTAGATACGCCAAATATTCCAAGAAATATCAAAGATGACGAAGGTAATTGGCGTTATGTAAATTATAAAGATTGGACCAGTGGTTTTTGGCCGGGTACTTTATGGTATTTGTATGAAGCCACTAAAAATGATTCTTTAAAGCAAGAGGCCGAAAGGTTTACTTCCGAACTTTATAATCTTTCTATAGAGCCGGCATTTGATCACGATTTGGGATTTCAGATTTTTAATTCTTATGGTCATGCTTATAAGTTGACCGGTGATGAAGAATATAAAGAAGTGGTGTTGCGTACCGCAGATACGTTAGCCACTTTATATAATCCGAAAGTAGGAACAATACTGTCGTGGCCACGTTCGGTACCAAATATGGAATGGCCGCAACACAATACCATTATAGATAATATGATTAATCTGGAGCTGTTATTCTGGGCGTCAAAAAATGGAGGAACAAAAAATCTGTACGATATAGCAGTTCGACATGCGGAGACCACAATGAAGAATCATTTTAGGAATGACTACACCTCTTATCATGTAGTGGTTTACGATAAGGATTCAGGGGAAAGAATTAAACAGGTTACCCATCAGGGATATGCAGATGAGACCATGTGGGCGAGGGGGCAATCCTGGGCTATTTATGGTTATACCATGGTTTATCGGGAAACTAAAGACCAGAGATTTTTAGATTTTGCACAGAAAGTCACTGATGTTTATCTGGAGAAATTACCGAAGGATTTGATTCCTTACTGGGATTTTAATGCTCCCGATATTCCAAACGCTCCTAAAGATGCTTCAGCAGCCGGGGTGGTAGCTTCTGGTTTATTGGAACTCTCTACTTTTGTAAAAGATCAGAATAAAGCGAGACATTATCGGGAGGTTGCAGAAAAGATGATTACCAGTTTATCTTCTGCTGAATATCAAAGCAGGGATAAAAATTCGGCTTTCATTACCCATGTAACAGGTCATAAACCAAACGGAACGGAAGTAGATACTTCTATCAATTATGGCGATTATTACTATATAGAAGCGCTAGTAAGGCTGAAAAAATTACAGCAGGGAATTGGCTTAGGTAAAAATCTATAATTAGCAGATACGATTATAATATAATGGATAACAAGAATATTGTTGTAGGGGTTGATGTTGGCGGGTCGCATATCACCGCGGCATTAGTTGATATTAACAGCAGAAGTTTGATTGAGGGAACTACAGTTAGAAAAGCGGTAGATAGTAAAGGGAGTGCAGCTGAAATTTTATCGGTATGGAAAGCCGTAATTAAAGATACCTCTATGATTGGAGGATGTAGTATAAAGCGAATAGCTTTTGCGATGCCGGGGCCTTTTAATTACGAGAATGGAATAAGTTTGATCAAAGGGGTAGATAAATATGAAAGTTTGTATGGAATGAATATCAAAAAGGAACTTGCCGACTGTTTTAATATTCAGGACGAC
This genomic interval from Pseudopedobacter saltans DSM 12145 contains the following:
- a CDS encoding glycoside hydrolase family 88 protein; translated protein: MLNNRLVYYNKAGLLYYRQKPVNLLVRRVNTLFVLSCSVCLVLLLFACSSDKQFSTDENIVYCEKQVFKTLASIPLDTPNIPRNIKDDEGNWRYVNYKDWTSGFWPGTLWYLYEATKNDSLKQEAERFTSELYNLSIEPAFDHDLGFQIFNSYGHAYKLTGDEEYKEVVLRTADTLATLYNPKVGTILSWPRSVPNMEWPQHNTIIDNMINLELLFWASKNGGTKNLYDIAVRHAETTMKNHFRNDYTSYHVVVYDKDSGERIKQVTHQGYADETMWARGQSWAIYGYTMVYRETKDQRFLDFAQKVTDVYLEKLPKDLIPYWDFNAPDIPNAPKDASAAGVVASGLLELSTFVKDQNKARHYREVAEKMITSLSSAEYQSRDKNSAFITHVTGHKPNGTEVDTSINYGDYYYIEALVRLKKLQQGIGLGKNL